GGCCGGTCCGCGCCACGCGCGAGATGAGCGCGATAGCCCGCCGCGCCCAACACATTGAGCGCGGCCGATACGTTCTCTGGTTCGAACCAGCGATTGAAGGTGTCGGCGAAGAGCACGACTTCTCGCTCGCCACGAGCTGGAACTTGCCATTGCGCCTCGGGATCGGCGTGCCATACGGGCAAGCTGCGCCGCCCGCTAATGCCGGTGAGCGCTTCGCTGAGCGCGGCCGCGCCGGGAATGCGGTCGCGCAGATTCAGTAAAGCCGAGAATTTCGACCACGCGGGCGCATTGCGCGGCAGATAAGCGATCATCTTCTGCCGCGCACTCAGCCCGTGGCGCCGTGTGTAGTGATGCATGAACTCGATCTTCATGCGCGCCATGTCCACCCCTGTGGGGCACTCGCGCTTGCAACCCTTGCACCCCACGCACAAGGACATGGCCTCGTGCATGGCGGGCGAGGCGAGCGCATCGCTACCCAAACGCCCGGAGAGCGCGAGCCTGAGCGAGTTGGCGCGCCCGCGCGTTAGGTGCTGTTCCTCTTGCGTTACGCGATAGGAGGGGCACATGGTGCCCGCGTCGAACTTGCGGCAATGGCCGTTGTTGTTGCACATCTCCGTGGCCGCAAGGAGTCCGTCGCCGCGCCCGTGCACATCCCAGGCGGACCAGTCGAGCGCCGTTCGAATCGCTTGCGGCTGGTATCCGGGGCCGGCGCGAAAGAGCGACCGGTCGTCCATCTTCGAGGGCTTCACGATCTTGCCTGGGTTCATCAAGTTGCGCGGATCGAAGATGGCCTTGATCTCGCCCAGCGCCGCCGCCAGCCGTTGCCCGATGATGGGCTCGATCCACTCCGAGCGCACCAACCCATCGCCGTGCTCGCCCGAGAAAGCGCCCTTGTAGCGCTTGACCAACTCGCAGGCTTCCTCGGCGATGGCGCGCATTTTGAGCGCACCATCGCCCTTCATGTTCAGCACCGGGCGCACGTGCAGCGTGCCCACGGAAGCGTGGGCGTACCAGGTGCCGCGCGTGCCGTGCTTGTGGAAAATCTCCGTGAGTTGCCGCGTGTATTCGGCGAGATGTTCCAGCGGCACCGCGCAATCCTCGATAAAGGACACGGGTTTGCCATCGCCCTTCATGGACATCATGATGTTGAGGCCAGCCTTGCGAACCTCCCAGATTTCGCGCTGGAGCGCGAGATCCGTTATTTGAACCACGGAGTTTGGCAGACTCAGATCGGCCATGAGTTCGGCCAGTTCTTCTAGTTTGCGCGATGGGTCTGTTTCGCCCGCGAACTCCACTAGCAGGATGGCTTCAGGGTCGCCCACCAGGAAGCGGTCGACGATGGGCCGAAAGGACGCATTTCCCCGAGCCAGATCGATCATGGTGCGGTCCACCAACTCCACCGCATCGGGCCCGAGCTTCACGATATGCTGGGCGCACTCCATCGCGCGGTAGAAGGCGGGGAAGTGGATCACCCCCAGAGCCTTTTGTGCTGGAATGCGCGCGAGTTTCAGCTTGAGGCGCTCGCTATAGGCGAGCGTGCCTTCGGAGCCCACCAGCAGATGCGCCAGGTTGTGCTCAGTGCCAGGCAGCACCATGTCCAGGTTATAGCCTTGCACGCGGCGCAATACCTTGGGCCAGCGCTGCGCGATTTCCGTGGCTTCGCGCTGGGCCACGGTGTGGATGCGCTCTACCAGGCTCTTGGCGTTGG
This sequence is a window from Betaproteobacteria bacterium. Protein-coding genes within it:
- a CDS encoding FAD-binding oxidoreductase; this translates as MQFRLPVSAAAPIRFTPTATSALVKRLRKEVEGDVYFDAFSRGRYSTDASIYQIEPIGVVVPRTEEAARIALQIAVEEDIPILPRGAGSSQCGQSVGRALIIDHSKHLAQIGELDAEGEQITVQPGVVLDQLNAALRPRGLWFPVDVSTSAQATLGGMAGNNSCGSRSIRYGNMVHNVLGIDAWLAGGTRMHFAAPQACSANAKSLVERIHTVAQREATEIAQRWPKVLRRVQGYNLDMVLPGTEHNLAHLLVGSEGTLAYSERLKLKLARIPAQKALGVIHFPAFYRAMECAQHIVKLGPDAVELVDRTMIDLARGNASFRPIVDRFLVGDPEAILLVEFAGETDPSRKLEELAELMADLSLPNSVVQITDLALQREIWEVRKAGLNIMMSMKGDGKPVSFIEDCAVPLEHLAEYTRQLTEIFHKHGTRGTWYAHASVGTLHVRPVLNMKGDGALKMRAIAEEACELVKRYKGAFSGEHGDGLVRSEWIEPIIGQRLAAALGEIKAIFDPRNLMNPGKIVKPSKMDDRSLFRAGPGYQPQAIRTALDWSAWDVHGRGDGLLAATEMCNNNGHCRKFDAGTMCPSYRVTQEEQHLTRGRANSLRLALSGRLGSDALASPAMHEAMSLCVGCKGCKRECPTGVDMARMKIEFMHHYTRRHGLSARQKMIAYLPRNAPAWSKFSALLNLRDRIPGAAALSEALTGISGRRSLPVWHADPEAQWQVPARGEREVVLFADTFNRWFEPENVSAALNVLGAAGYRAHLARGADRPLCCGRTFLAAGLVDEARVEAKRLLAALRAYAQRGVPIVGLEPSCLLTLRDEYTVMLDKTELGDVPEHALLFEEFLAREHSAGSLNLPLRSMEGKTAHVHGHCHQKAFGLMDGVERVLKMIPGLKVEQIPSSCCGMAGDFGYRAEHYDVSMKMAEASLLPRVRQAAAADWIVASGTSCRHQIKDGAKREAVHAARMLQAALPE